A stretch of DNA from Corvus cornix cornix isolate S_Up_H32 chromosome 13, ASM73873v5, whole genome shotgun sequence:
TAATTGCCTCCAAAAAAACTGACAGCATGTGTGTTTCTCAGTGTGAAggtttgtttcttctgaatCCACAGGGCAAACAGTTCACTGTGGCCCAGAGAGGCATCACCAGAGCAAAATCACTTTGAATCTGTCTTGTAGCTGCCTTAGTCTGGTTTGACTGTTAGCATGTGGACTTTCCAGTGGGGCTTGTCAAAGAGTTTTGTGCTCTTTGAgtgtaaaacaaaaatgctgcagagcacttactagttttattttatataatttgcCTGAATCTAAGTTTCCATAGCTTTACAATCTGTCCAAGTGGAAGATAAATTGTCAAATCTTCTTACTTGTTGAACAGGGTAAAGAGTTGCTAGGTAATCTCAGCATTGTCCCAGTTCAATGGGGTCAGTTTCCCCAGGGTGGGTTCTCCAGGACCATTCAGTAAATTCAGCACTGGGgtttttatggtttatttttttctgtgtcgGATGGATTGTATGTGCcaacaataaatatttatactctTGTGTTCCTCTGCCTCTCTATCTGTGTTTTGTCTCCTGCGAAATGCGTGCCAGCGCTGTGGGTGCTATGAGACAACATTACTCTTTGGGAGACTGGTGCAGAGTGTGTGAGATCCTGCTGTCCAGGATGTTTCTTCCCATCTGTTCCTGGCTCAAATCCTCTTCTCTTCAATTTTAGTCACTGCTTTTGGTTACCATTCATAGATTGAAGTGTGATATTAAGGAGAAGGATACAAATATGCTGTGCTGCCttgtttctcttgctgctgctctgtcagcTGGGTGGCAATAACAAAAGGCAATTAGTGACACAAATAAGCTTTCCTGGGGGGTAGTGGAGAGCAGTCTCTCTCTAGAACTATTTATGGAACAAATGGAAAAGCACACGCTTCCCTCCTTCCTAAAAGGAGTAGCAGcccaggggaggggagggttAGCTCAAAAACCTGCCACCTCTTCAGCATTAGGGTCTTGTTTTGTAGCACCTCTGAAAACTCAGGGTAGAGAAGGGTGCAGGAAGCATAGAgcagaagttttgttttctgctggtgCAGAACTTGTTTAAAGTCTCCTGCACTTGCCAAGCAAGAAGTCAAATTAAGCCGTGATTTGCCCCCATTCCATCCTGGAGAtatttccctgctctctgtaACTCTCTTGTAGCCATCACACAATCAAACCCCCTCTTTCCagtctccttttccccttccccatgcAAGTTGTTGAGTTTTCCCTGTGGAAAGCAGCCCTGTGCCTGAACCCACCTGTGTTTTCTGCCCTGCAGAGTTAATGAGCTCTATGTGGATGACCCAGACAAAGACAGCGGAGGTAAAATAGAAGTGAACCTGAACATCAGTTTGCCAAACCTGCACTGTGAATGTGAGTATCCCTTTCACTTAGCAGCATTTCTTTGTGTTCTAAGTAATACTTGAAATGGGCCCAGACTGGTACAGTGGACCTTCTTCTGTAACAGGATGGAAATCAAGtagctgcagcctctgccaaTATCCCATTGCTTTCTGTTCCAGGCCAGGCACCTGTTTTCTTGGACCATGTGTTAGTGGCTGATCTCCCTCACTGGCTTCTTTATAAATCtcatttcctgtttttttttttattttacagcaacCTTTTTGTGTCTGGGAGCAAGAAGCCTCCCAAGTTCTATTCGGAACTCCGAATGTACCAGCTGGTTGTTGGCTCTTCCCAAGTCACCTGCCTTGTGTGCCTGaaggttttctgtttgtgtgaTTGGGATTGCAGTCAGCTGGCAGGATATGGGATATGTCAAATAGACATAATGAAAAGTTTAGTTATaaagtttttttctgatacaACAATATTTGATGAAGGACAGTTTAGTCAAACGTCAGGAAAAAAgatggtttggattttttccaggTAAAAGCAATGCATGTTTCTCCTATGCAACCTTCCTGTTACTTACcttgttttgacttttttttatgtcttctcCCTCTCACCCCTGCAGTGGTTGGACTGGACATCCAGGATGAAATGGGAAGGCACGAAGTGGGTCACATTGACAACTCGATGAAGATCCCTCTCAATAATGGGGATGGCTGCAGGTTCGAGGGCCATTTCAGCATCAACAAGGTgagtggcagtggcagtgggtgaggctgtgctggctggggaaATGCTGGCAGGATCcatttggaaaaaggaaaattcgAAAATCTCAGTGTCTGTCCTGCAGTGTGTGTGTTCATGTCCCTGATCAGACAGAAAGTTAAGTCAGTGTGGGGAGAGGAGGCTGCATGGCCAGCCCCACAGGGAATGTGTTAGATCAGGGGTTTTCTTCACTCTCCAAAGCAGGTAATGGAGACAGAACTGCTGAACAGAgagagcagctctctgcagtgGCCCGTGCTGCctttcagcacagcagcccGATGTTCAGGGGATGTGTGAAAACCCTACAGATGCCAAACGGCTTCTGTGTTTACTCCTCCCGACTTCTGCACCTCCAAAATGTGAGTCACTGTGGAGAGGTCTTTGGCAATGGCTGCATCCCAGCTCTCCTTTGTTCTGAGAGCTGCAGAATGACAGGAATGTTCCGTACTGGAGcgtgccagcagctctgtgctgggatgtTTGGAATACAGCACTCTGCGCATGCTTCGTGGGGATGCTCCACTTCTGGCTCAAGGAATGAAAATCCAGGCCTGGAGGAGGCTCTTCTTTGGGATGGGTGTGTTCAAGATTGAATAATCTTGCTATGTAATGCTGGAGATGACTtgctggggtgggggaggcACTGGTGGGACCCACTGATGTCCTAAGAAGGGCACACCCTTTATTCACTCCTCCTCATGTACCACAGGCTACAAAatcctgcttccttcttttcctcccagGTCATGTCAAAGCACATCTGAAAATAACAGACAGAACCTTGTCCTGATTCTGTGTCATGGAAAGGATTAGGGATTTAAAAAGAGGACTTTTTCCTCATGTCCAAGCCACCAAGACCCTCTGGCAGCTGGTAGTCCACAAAACTGGGAAAGGGCTTCTGGAAAGGTAGTTCTTGCTCAGACAAtttccagagcacagagctgaggtaCCTGGGGGTTTGTCTGCGAGATGTGGTGTGTCCTGCTTGCCAAAGCAGCTCCAAAAGGGGGTGCAGAACGTGGCAGTGAGGAGCTTCCTCCACTGCTGATTTGTGTCTCATTTAGTGGCTGGGACAGCTGtcccagggagaggagctgaCCCAGGACTTCTGGCTCTGGAAACCTGAACCTCTTGCGTGTGACCTGGAAGTCTGCAGTCCCTTGGCAGGAATTGGACAGGCATCTGTCTGAGATGGGAGCTGGACTGAGACCTGGCCAGGCTTGGAAACTTGACCAAGGCTTGCACTTGGGTGTTGCTGTCACATCTGCCGAGGGAGGACAAGGTGACAGTGAGATGATCGTGTGTCCCGCTTGCTGCAGGGCCTGACGCCCTGTTTGCCGAGCTTGTTTATGACACAGCTTGTGTCCACACCTGAAAGTGTTCCCAGGAGTGCACTGCTGTTCCTCAAGTCATTAAATCAGCTTTCCTCAAAGCACATGGAACGGGCATGTGGCCTCCTGTGGCCCTGCTGGTGAGGTGTCTCTGCAGAGAGCACGCTGGGCACCAGTTGTATAACCACCCTCCCACTCCTGCCTTGGGCTGTGCCAGATTGCTCCTCAGTGTTGCTTCATTTCACAACCTTTTCtcaacaggaaaatattcttgCACCCTCCATGACAGTGATTGAGCTGTATCTGCTGAAAGATGTCAGGGCTAGTGACCTGAAAAGTGTGTGCTTGCAGAGTGGTGTCATCAGAGTGACACCAGGGCTCATTTTCTGTCTTGGAACTGAGTCCTTAGGTGAAACTTGTGTTTTTCAGAACTTTGTACTTccctccattaaaaaaattaaaaggaaaggctcctgctggctcctgccacATGGAGAAGGGGAAGATCTAGGTTGGTTTGTATGGGATGCTCACTTGGGTTTGGTGGTGGTTCTTGTCTTTATATAAAACTCATCCTTGCACACAGTGTCAAAGGTGAAGTTTGGTACTACAAGAAGAAGAATATATCCACATcttcctgggctgctctgcagcagtgagccCATTTGCAAATGCTAGATGTGGGAGTGAGACATTGAGCAAGAGAGAtgggaattttattttagtagGGATGAAAGACGTAGCCTTAAGTGCTGGAAATCCCTGGAGTTGGGAGTGATCCACTCATCAACTCCTGGTCAGGGACATCAGCAGTGTGGGGGTGCTGGACTCCGGAGCTGCAGGACCTGAGTGCCGTGGTGTTGGTCAGGTGCAGGAGGGTATCCCAGAGCCTTCCTTTGGCTGGATGGACCCAGGTGCTCCCATGTCACATCACAGAGCCAAGCAATGCCTTGAGGGATAAAATGTGAAATCCTGTCTTCCCTGTCTTGGCTAATTTTAGGTCCCTGGCAACTTCCACGTGTCGACGCACAGCGCGACGGCGCAGCCCCAGAACCCCGACATGACTCACGTCATCCACAAGCTCTCATTTGGGGACAAGTTACAGGTGAGTCCTGAAAATTCCCTGGCTGTAGGGGAATGCAGTGAGAGTGGTTTAATATTAGGTATTTTGGTTTcatggcagggctgtgtgtcCCTGCAACGTAAGCTCAGTCTGGGAGAGTTCACAGCTGCCACCACTTCAGGGAGGAGCAGTGTCCAgtcacagaggagctgtgctgttttcttctgaaactcaaagggcttttggaaaactcTGTGTGGCTCAGCAAAATCTGGTTTTAGTatgaacacagaaaacaatCCTTTCTGCCTTTGTGGAGGAGCAGTGATGCACTCAGGGAAGATGTGTGCTCGCTACTGTGTTTACCACAGCACCAGTCAAGCTCTTTTTAATTCACTTCACTGTACTTGTATAGCAGACACCTATTAGTCAAATTTGTTCTGTGAAACACAAGTCAGACTTAGCACTGCCAATTCCCTGCTGGGAAGAAGCTGAATGTATGCATTTGCCCAGTGGATAGAGTTTCACCAGGTGTTGCAAGTTATGTAATATTACCTGATTTCTCAATAAGGACAGATTACAGCACTTCTCCAGCCTACTTCCAAGGAGCTGGCCTCGCAGGTGGGAGTTCCACATGTGCACACCCAGCTTGAGACTCACCCTAAACATTGCTTACCCATAGTCTCTCTGTAATCTTCTTTCCTCAGCACAGACGTCTCATTAGTCTGCTCCTTGTACACCCACTTCCAAAACCCTTTTTCATGCTAACAAGTCTAAGCGTTGCTTTGTAGTCTTCTGATTCTGCTCCCGGCTTCTTTTAGCAAATATCTTGTGTGGGAACGGGGAAATATTAGCATATAAATAAGCTTGGCTTAATGTCTGTAAAGCACACTGagattatgaaaaatattaggTAAGTGCTAATAGGGAGTTGTGCAGCCTGCGTGGGAAATCGGCGCTCTGAGGGAGCATTCCCATTGTTTTATCACGGAGTCCTGGAGTAAGGCAGCTGCAGTGTGAATCAGCATGAAGGAGGAGCCTGGACAGACCAGCAGCAAGTGTCTTCTGTGCTGGTGGTGAGAAACCTGTCTAGCAAACGTGGAGTTGGCTCCTGATTCGGGCAAGTTCAGATGAGTATTTTCAGAGTTCAGAGTAACTACTCATCGTCTGCATGCACAAGGAGGGAGCACGTAGGTGCTGCTGGTCCTGCAGGCAAACAGCAGTTCAGCAGCACAAATTAAAGAAGGATGTGTTCACCAAACAGGTGCTACCACCACTGCTACTCAGCAAGCAGTGAGAGCCAGCAAGTGTGGAGAGCTTTAAATCTGTCTAGAAGCACCTTTGAATACTTCGGGCTGTCTCCACCTGCTTTGATGTAATACATGCTTATATTCCTTAAAGAGTGTGAGGAGCTCCTCATTCACTTGTGTCATGTGCTGGGAGTTTGTTCTTTGTAGGTTGTTACTGACTCTGCCACAATGATCCACTAAGGGACAGGCTGCATTCTCCAGAAAAACCAGTCTCTTTGAAATAGAGATTTAAATGTCATCTGGCTCTGAATGAGCTTTGAGTTTTCATCAGTACTTTGTGCACAATTGTGGCAGactttttgtagcttttttcctcatttagaTGAGATCATAAATGAAACCAGTGAGTTCCTGCATGTGAGATAACCCAGTTAAGAGAGAGATGTGGAAGTAGGAGATGATGCATTTTTAATCATAATTTCTACTGAGTGCTAGATTAGGAGAGTTGTCTGCCCCTGACAGTGAAAATGCATCATCTTCTGCTTTCTACATCTCTCTCTTTACTGCATTACCTGACATGCAGGAACTCATTAGTTTGAATTTTAGTCTCATCTACACGAGGGAAAAATCTACCAAAATCTTGAAGTGGACCTTAGAGTCTCTGGCCCAGATATTCTATAAGAGACTGACTTCATAGCTCTACCAAGAATGGAACATAACTCCCCCCTCCAGgggcttctttttcttcttgggCCTTTTCCAGTGAGTAAAGGATAAGCACAGCCTGCAGATGTAGTTTGGGAATGGTCATGGTTGTGTGAAATCCCAGCAGAGCAAAAGGCCCTGCAGCAGGATCAGCTGTTGCTtttgctctgctcctgttcCCAGCACCTTCCAGCTGAAGCTGAAGCTTCTTGCTGATGGTTTTGTCTCCCCAGAATTCCCATTCTGCTGAGCTGAAACGGGTTCACTGGTGCTTCCTGCATCATCCACTCTGTAGTGCTGGGAATAGGGAAATGTCCATTAGGATGAGACAGATACATCCACGTGCTGCCAGTTGTTGAGAGGGTCTGGGAAGGAGATGGCATTGCCCTGTTGGTGAGCTGAAACTGTCACACCCATGACTAAATCCTCCTTCCAAACTCTTCTTCCCTGTTGTCTGACTTAAGGTCAGGAATTTCTAGGCTGTGGAGTTCTTTGTCCTTTCTTTGTACCTTGTGAGCAGCACAACCTCTGACctacagctcctgctgtgggctTTTCCCTGTCTGGAAAGTCTTCCCTGTCTGGAGAGTTCACACATGGATTATTCTGTTGGTGGAGATGAGACTCCAGGTCACAGCATTTGCAAGGGATGGAAATCCTGTTATTCTGGGCAAACAGATACTCTCAGGCCCGGGAtcagctgcagggaaagctgaagGGATGGCAGTGTTGGGATGTGTCCTTCCCATCTCCAAGGCTGATGAGTTGTAcaagcccagctgctctgacaCGAACCACGTTTAGAGGAGAACTCCAGAGTTTTAGCCCCAGTGTGACTTCCAGTTATTTCCCTTTCAGCCtgataaattaatttcacagtTAACTCTGCAAAGCTCTTAGGAAATAGCTCACGGTGAAAATTTCACAACTGGCCTCTTCCAACTGCAATTCCTCTAGCTTTGGAGTGGTTTTGGAGTTTCATCTTGTAAGATGTTGTGAAATCAGCTTTTTCACTTGGAACAAACCACTGTGATGATGGTCACTGAAAGATATTTGGGGTCATCTTTTACTGGGTTGAGGCTTTGTTTTCTGGAAAGGTTGAATCAGGCTGATCCCCTGGTCACAAGGTAGGGAAGCAAAGGTCAAGAGTATCAAGTCAGAACACAGTTTCTTCATGCTCCTTTTTGCTTTCCAGGTCCACAACGTTCACGGAGCATTCAATGCCTTGGAGGGAGCAGACAAGCTCAGCTCAAACCGTGGGTATTCCTGGGGATTGCAGCTCTCAGCCACCCTCTGCAGGAGGGAAAGCAGGGCCATTCATGCAACACTGGTGTATCCAGAAGTCTTTAATTTGCCTCTTCAGCCCAAATGATCCAGACATTGCTGGCtgacatttccatttcctccagtgctgcagaaaaGGCTTGGCCCAAAAGGTCCTTTGCAGTCCTTATGGAGTTTTTTATCCTGTTCCTGTAGCGTCCCTTTGCTGCTGTTACTTCCACCAGAACTTTTCCCTGTCCTTGTGTTGCAAATTACCTCTAAATTTCTACTCTGTGGATGGCGAGAGGGACATTTTCGTGGCCCTTCTTTATGCCCAGCACAAAAAGGAAATTGCCAATGCATGCTACAATTCGGTGTAGAGAGTTTTTCTCTCAAGAGTTCGGGCTCCTGCAGGATATGAGTCCTGTTTCCATTTCTTGGAACAAAATTTCTATGGCTGTTCCTGAAGCTATACAGTTGttgtttgggagtttttttacCTCCAGGAGCCAAATGTCATTGTGTTACACTTGGCTAGAGGACCCTGCAGAGATGTCATTTAGAGTTCTGTTTTAGAACCATTTTAGCAGACACAAAAAATGGAATGAGCTGTTTAAatagtgaaaaaagaaagagttaaGCAGCTTTTGGAGAAGGAAGataagaaagcaagaaagaaatggaagtaCACAGGTTGTGATGCCTCAGGTTTTTTTGTCAAAATGATCTCAGTGGGCTGCAGTCCCAACCTCAGCCAGTTCCTGATTTAACCACGCTGTTTGTGGTGGTGATAAAAAGTGTTACCATTTATAGTTGCAAGCAGTTAGGAAGCTTCAAATAACCCAAACCCTGGTTGAGTTGTGGTCCTACAGAAGTGGTGGGTGGCTTCTGGTGTCAGCCAGGTACCTGACAGAGTTCTGAGCAAAGGGCAGAGATGTGGGGTTTGAAGCTGTCGCTTTGTCACTGAGATAAGGAGGAGGGAGTCACCCTTTTTTTGTGACTTGCTCCACTTTGAACTGTTCTGTAGGCAGACTCCTTTCTTTCAATGCTAATGtgtccttccctttccttcccgGAGCACAGCCCTTGCCTCTCACGACTACATCCTGAAGATTGTCCCCACGGTGTACGAGGACATGAGCGGCAAGCAGCGGTACTCCTACCAGTACACGGTGGCAAATAAGGTAAAAGAGCAGGAGGCTCTCCAGGAAGCTCCTCACTGCATCCCAGGGGATGCATGGAGGATGTTCAGCCACCATTCCTTCCCCTCTTGCTCTGCTCCGTGCCCTGTGCATGAGTTTGTAGGTGAGCAGTAGCCTCtgctgggagaaggaggaaCTGAAGCTCTTCAGAGTGGGGCTTTTCCTGGTGCTGGCATTTGCCGGGGTTGGGATTGTGAGGGCTTGCCAAAgcaggtggtggtggtgcttTCATTCCTGAGAAAGGTGTTCTTCCTCCTGGCGTTCTTGTCTGTCGGTTCAGCTGATGTGGATTTCTGTAACTTGTGTGGGAGGTATTTACAGGCTGCAGGAACTCCTCTTGTGCCAGTCAAGGTGCACCTGAATGGAAACTGTAATCCAGCTGAACACACAAAACATCACTTAGACCTGGTTTTAGCAGAACAGTCTCAGTTGTGATGGATGTATCAGACAAATAAATCAGCAGAGTTTTTAGCTTGTTACAAATGTTGATTTCAGGCATTAGGCCACTGAACTGTAGCAGCAAATACTTCACAGTCCCTGCTTTATGATGGTGAATTATCACAGCATCCATTagtttggaaaagccctccaagatccCCAAGTCCTGCCAGTGGCCAATCCCCActttgtcacccagcccagagcactgagttcCACGTTCAGCATTTTAATAATTCAATGTATTGAActgttttttaaggaaaaaaaaaagaccctgTTCACTTTTTAAGGTAGAAAGCATCTTTCAGTTGAAAATTATTTGCCATTCAAGTGCTTAACAAAAGTCCAGAACCTGTAATATCTAATTCCTGCTAGTTTGCCCTAACTGATAATCAAGCACACACTCTCCCAGACTAGTTCTCAGGTTAATGTTCCTGCCCAGTGGCTTTTGGGCTGGTTTGTGTGGTGTGTCCCAGGGATTTGGACATCTCCCTCTGCTCAGATGGCAATGTATTTGTTCTGCTTAATGTCACAACTGCTGTTCTGATAAGACTCCAGTGATAGGAGTTCTGAAAGTAATTTGGAAAATAGGCAGCAGGAGCTTTTGACACTTCTGTGAGCTTGGCTGCAAATTGGGGCGTTCAGCCAAGTCTGACTCATTAGGGCAGGATTGCtggtggggagaaggggagaggaaggaaaaaatgaggtCAGTTCTGTCAAAACTGAGGTGCTGAGAAGCGCTGCTGCCTCTGCGCTTTCTTCTCGTGGTGCTCCAGACCTTTACTCCCACACTGAGCAGTgggaaagagaaatgggaaGCCATGGGCATAGTCTGGCACAGAGTGGCTGGTGTGAGGAGATGAGGAGAGTCTGAAGTGTGGACTCTGTCTCCTCTCTTagctcctctgcttcctcacTTCCCACATAACCGCTGTCCCCACATGTGCTGCAGAACTCCAGTAAAAGCCCTGAAAATGACATGACTAGGGACTTCTCCTTCTCTTGTCATCATGGGATAAAACCCCTAAAAATAAGGAAACTTGGGATTTATATAAGATTACTGAAGATAAATGCTCTTTCACTAGCTCACAGAGAGCAAAATTAAACTTGCTCATGAGTGTCCTGttgcttgttctttttccatctttctgaaGTATTTGAGGCTGTCTTTGCCtctttgtgaaagaaaattgaACCAGGAGAGGAGATCTGAGCTGGCAGCTTatcacagggctggggaagggacGAGCAGCTGGGTGGAGAGGCAGCCTGTGCCACGCTAGTGCCAATGGCTCTCCTTGCACTGCTGGGTCCCCAGCCTGCTTTCCTTGGATTTTTCTTCAGCCTGTGGATGTCTTGATCCTTGAAAACTGATATCTATCTCCACTGACAGCACagacaaaatattatttcaagaAGATGTGACTTCAGTTACTGAGTTGGTGTTGGTATTGGTGCTGGGCAGCGTGTCCTGCTTGGTGCTGTCCTGTGGCCATGGATGGCACTGGACCTGTTAGGAAACAAGTGGATTAAGGGAGATTGTCACTGGCAGTCTGAAAGATGTCTCTCTCAAACCAGCCTGGGATAATTTTTGAGCCTTTGccaatatttttctgtatacaGTTTCATCCTGGCTTTCAGCAGGAGTTTTTAACGTGGTTTGAACGTGGTTGCAGATGATTCATACTGAAAGGGCAAAACATTCCCATTGCTGGTCCCAGTGGGAAGAGGGCCTGACAGGAATGCAAGGACAAGGAGGAGTTTCCAGGCTCTTAAGAACTAAATTCCATTTGTTTGGTGAATGGTTTATATACAAAATATAGACATACATGTGATTTACAGTACCAAAACTtcacctgcagccaggctgtttGTATTTAAACAGAGCAGATCTATGACAGAGAATCAATGACAGCTTTTCTGTTTAGTCCTGTAACTCTGAATAAAGGTGAGAGTAATCAGCATCACTCTCTGTCCCAGCTCTTTCATCATCAGGCTGTAAAGAGCTTGTTTTCCTGGCTGATAAGGATTGGAGGTGGGCAGTCACGCAGGAATCACTGTTTGCTTCTTTCCATCTGGTCCCTGGTCCAAAACAGTGGGGTGAGGGCCAAACCCACAGAGGCAGTTTGATGGCAGACACTCTCTGGAATGAGACTGCTCACACTTTGTgccattttctccctttctttcccaggAATACGTAGCCTACAGCCACACCGGCCGCATCATCCCGGCCATCTGGTTCCGGTATGACCTGAGCCCCATCACAGTGAAATACACAGAGAGGAGACAGCCTTTGTACAGGTTTATCACATCGGTGAGTTACCCTAaacctctccttctcccttcctctgcctgcctttcatttctctcctgAGCCTTTCTTGTCCAGAGGAATCGAGTTTTTGCCTCGGAGCATTGTGGTGTGGTGGAGATAAAGCAGCACGTCCCTGGGGTGGTACTGGAGTGTGAGGTGACTGTAATTCCAGTGCTCTGACAACTTCATTTAACAGCTAGgcacaaaaagaaggaaaatttacCTATTGCAGAAGTGCCAGGCTCTGTCTAGGCAGGATGGGCTCTATTGCAGCGTGTCAGAAGCTTGGAAGTAAAGCTGACGTGGTGAGCAGGAAAACTGCAGTAAACTGCTCAGTAATGATGAGATCAAATGTGCAGAGaatccagaatggtttgggttggaaagaacttGAACCTCATCCctttccaccccctgccatgggcagtgacaccttTGAAAATACTCTCTTTTTAAAGGTATATAAATTATTGCAAAGTCTTGACCTGTCATGGTCAACAGTCTTTCTCTGGCTCAGATTATGATTTGATCCAGCATTTCCATGGTCGTGAATGTTGTTTTTGGCGATATGTAAGGCAAAAAGATCTATTTCATTATTAGCAAAGGATGTCTTTTGGAAGTGTccttccaggctgctccaagccctgtcgaacctggccttggacgcttccagggatggggcagccacagcttctctgggcaccctgtgccagggcctcagcaccct
This window harbors:
- the ERGIC1 gene encoding endoplasmic reticulum-Golgi intermediate compartment protein 1 → MPFDFRRFDIYRKVPKDLTQPTYTGAIISVCCCLFILFLFLSELTGFIATEIVNELYVDDPDKDSGGKIEVNLNISLPNLHCELVGLDIQDEMGRHEVGHIDNSMKIPLNNGDGCRFEGHFSINKVPGNFHVSTHSATAQPQNPDMTHVIHKLSFGDKLQVHNVHGAFNALEGADKLSSNPLASHDYILKIVPTVYEDMSGKQRYSYQYTVANKEYVAYSHTGRIIPAIWFRYDLSPITVKYTERRQPLYRFITSICAIIGGTFTVAGILDSCIFTASEAWKKIQLGKMQ